The following proteins are encoded in a genomic region of Paenibacillus sp. FSL R7-0273:
- a CDS encoding sensor histidine kinase: MRFSIKLKFSLFLGLLLILAVSVLSYFVLRGVERNEQTQAEASLAQHVKTVNLRVKQAYYTGVRLEPQQFLQRRGRELATELAGFTGLEVTLYDAEGEQAGTSVQGVPVPAIPGTAEALAYALQNKIAYQSNGDKLLYLAPLQGPEAQMGVVQLQYSLKNAQAFQQTLRNLFLTTGAAVLLLSFITGYLYFNRAAVAISRLKRAAESIRRAEYISAPPLKRRDELGELGEGIYYMSREIESSIAAKDEEQRKLQLAVTKLQALEQQQKQYIGNISHEFKTPLTSIKAYVDLLNMYDDDPQLLLEAKTSIAKETDRLYEMVDKVLQLTALEKYDFESQAERFETAEGLRDICGRMNGKAERFGLTLTLDAEPAHIWIDKESFMHIFINLIDNAIKYNVPGGAVSLRSEVREDRVEITVSDTGIGIPAEARGKIFEPFYTVNRDRARASGGTGLGLSLVRNLMEKQGGTIVLLETEGAGTAFRLSFPLVQ; this comes from the coding sequence ATGAGATTCAGCATCAAGCTGAAATTCAGCCTGTTCCTGGGGCTGCTGCTTATTCTGGCGGTCAGCGTGCTGAGCTATTTTGTGCTGCGCGGGGTAGAGCGCAATGAGCAGACACAGGCGGAGGCTTCCCTCGCCCAGCATGTCAAAACCGTCAACCTGCGTGTAAAGCAGGCTTATTATACCGGGGTCCGTCTTGAGCCGCAGCAGTTTCTGCAGCGGCGCGGCCGCGAGCTGGCGACTGAGCTGGCCGGCTTTACCGGTCTGGAAGTCACGCTGTACGATGCGGAGGGTGAGCAGGCGGGGACCTCGGTGCAAGGTGTGCCTGTGCCGGCAATCCCGGGTACAGCCGAAGCGCTGGCCTACGCACTGCAGAACAAAATCGCTTACCAGAGCAACGGAGACAAGCTGCTGTATCTGGCTCCGCTTCAAGGCCCTGAAGCACAGATGGGCGTGGTGCAGCTGCAGTATTCGCTGAAGAATGCACAGGCGTTCCAGCAGACGCTCCGCAATCTTTTTCTGACAACCGGTGCCGCCGTGCTGCTGCTCAGCTTCATTACCGGGTATCTGTATTTCAACCGGGCTGCCGTAGCTATCAGCCGGCTGAAGCGGGCGGCAGAGTCGATCCGCCGCGCCGAATATATCTCCGCCCCGCCGCTTAAGCGCAGGGATGAGCTGGGCGAGCTGGGGGAGGGGATTTATTACATGAGCAGAGAGATTGAGTCGAGCATTGCGGCCAAGGATGAAGAACAGCGCAAGCTGCAGCTCGCTGTAACCAAGCTTCAGGCGCTGGAGCAGCAGCAGAAGCAGTATATCGGTAACATCAGCCATGAATTCAAGACGCCGCTGACCTCCATTAAGGCTTATGTGGATCTCCTTAACATGTATGATGATGACCCCCAGCTGCTGCTGGAGGCCAAGACCAGCATTGCCAAGGAGACGGACCGGCTCTATGAAATGGTGGATAAGGTGCTGCAGCTGACGGCGCTGGAGAAATATGATTTTGAGTCACAGGCAGAACGGTTTGAGACGGCTGAAGGGCTGCGCGATATATGCGGGCGGATGAACGGTAAGGCAGAGCGTTTCGGGCTGACCCTTACGCTTGATGCAGAGCCTGCCCATATCTGGATTGATAAAGAGAGCTTTATGCATATCTTCATCAATCTGATTGATAATGCGATTAAATATAATGTTCCTGGCGGAGCGGTCTCTCTGCGCAGTGAGGTCCGGGAGGACCGGGTGGAGATTACGGTCAGCGATACCGGCATCGGGATTCCGGCGGAGGCGCGGGGGAAAATTTTTGAGCCGTTCTATACAGTCAACCGTGACCGTGCCCGCGCTTCGGGCGGTACCGGACTAGGGCTGTCACTCGTGCGCAATCTGATGGAGAAGCAGGGCGGTACCATCGTTTTGCTGGAGACAGAGGGCGCGGGAACGGCATTCCGGCTTTCTTTTCCGCTGGTGCAGTAA
- a CDS encoding TolB family protein — MSRQAGGRTGKAGLALLGAAVMLSMTACSSGETEARQVIEQAGTRITVMDNTSESVYTRLQLEGIDKVADMRSMDWVSEDIIVVDKENRSLSPQLIEGLEQYPHNLYLHNLSTGEDTPLQEGDQNYGAAQVSPDKRYVAYKETNEMVGLGYIRDLESGSAVKVDEAPFRVEEGEWADDGRFVFPGMDGVVYRTDVQGAKEAVVESGESYVHEVVQSGGILYYVTGEDMGLTAYDTDSKQSKVLKQSVVWVAPSPDGSRLAIVKRTRPGEMVLMLCDSEGNELAELASGQQVFGTSWSPDGSKLSYSLTAENPSDDQNGVFITELESGEQTQLLSDIEIADQLRWSPSGRKLLASAVAVKDNKYESTTYVIRLSQP, encoded by the coding sequence ATGAGCAGACAAGCGGGCGGCAGGACGGGTAAGGCCGGGCTGGCATTGCTGGGCGCAGCGGTTATGCTGTCTATGACGGCATGCAGCTCAGGAGAGACGGAGGCGCGGCAGGTCATTGAGCAGGCAGGCACCAGGATTACGGTCATGGATAACACCAGTGAATCTGTATATACCAGGCTGCAGCTGGAGGGCATCGACAAGGTGGCGGACATGCGCAGCATGGATTGGGTAAGTGAGGACATCATTGTGGTGGACAAGGAAAACCGCAGTCTGTCTCCGCAGCTGATTGAAGGCTTAGAGCAGTACCCGCATAACCTCTATCTGCATAACCTCTCTACCGGGGAGGATACGCCGCTGCAGGAAGGGGACCAGAATTACGGAGCGGCTCAGGTGTCTCCCGACAAAAGGTATGTTGCGTATAAAGAAACCAATGAAATGGTGGGCCTTGGCTATATCCGGGATCTGGAGTCCGGCTCTGCCGTCAAGGTGGATGAAGCGCCGTTCCGGGTGGAGGAAGGAGAATGGGCGGACGACGGGCGTTTCGTGTTTCCCGGCATGGATGGAGTGGTCTACAGAACCGATGTACAGGGGGCAAAAGAGGCTGTCGTGGAGTCCGGTGAATCCTATGTGCATGAGGTAGTGCAGTCTGGCGGCATTCTCTACTATGTGACAGGTGAAGATATGGGGCTGACCGCTTATGATACAGATTCAAAGCAGTCCAAGGTGCTGAAGCAAAGCGTGGTGTGGGTAGCACCTTCTCCGGACGGCAGCAGGCTGGCAATCGTGAAGCGGACCCGGCCGGGAGAAATGGTGCTGATGCTCTGCGACAGCGAGGGCAATGAGCTGGCGGAGCTTGCCTCCGGCCAGCAGGTATTCGGAACCAGCTGGTCTCCGGACGGCAGCAAGCTGTCTTACTCGTTAACTGCCGAGAATCCGTCGGACGACCAGAACGGGGTCTTTATTACCGAGCTGGAGAGCGGGGAACAGACTCAGCTGCTGAGTGACATTGAAATTGCCGACCAGCTGCGCTGGAGCCCTTCGGGCAGGAAGCTGCTGGCTTCGGCGGTCGCGGTGAAGGATAACAAGTATGAATCTACGACTTATGTGATCAGGCTGTCCCAGCCATAA
- a CDS encoding ABC transporter substrate-binding protein: MKKRGTWYGPVILLLSLSLVTILSGCSSKGDAAASGEAGGSKPAALKIKIADTNTNPVFRVAADMGFFKNHNVDAEIVTFASPAEGVNALFIKQVDVAYGADFPVLNAVSKGGYSIIASAGQATDQAAAAWKLYVRDDIQSAADLKGKNLSFIRGTFIPYLWDEYLKEQGIALSDVTLTGQGGFDEAFIALKQGDIDAAWVIGSALVDKLAALENVHELSDMSKTPVRLGMGIVSSDDFIAANPDGIGNFLAAVDEASAYAQEHPEEVADLMYDEVKQPKENTLKDLPLNPWIIGFTPAAYDSLAGQKAYMLGAGIIEKDFDLKAVINLEPLKKVLPDTVTYGE, encoded by the coding sequence ATGAAAAAAAGAGGAACCTGGTACGGACCGGTTATTCTGCTCTTATCCCTTTCCCTTGTTACTATCCTTTCCGGCTGCAGCTCCAAAGGTGATGCGGCCGCGTCCGGAGAGGCAGGCGGCAGCAAGCCCGCAGCCCTAAAGATCAAAATCGCCGACACCAACACCAATCCGGTGTTCCGGGTGGCGGCGGACATGGGCTTTTTCAAAAATCATAATGTTGACGCAGAAATCGTCACCTTTGCCTCACCGGCCGAGGGGGTAAACGCCCTGTTCATTAAGCAGGTCGATGTAGCCTACGGTGCAGACTTTCCGGTGCTGAATGCGGTATCCAAGGGGGGCTATTCCATCATAGCTTCTGCGGGGCAGGCCACGGATCAGGCGGCAGCAGCCTGGAAGCTGTACGTAAGAGATGATATCCAGTCAGCGGCTGATCTGAAGGGCAAGAATCTGAGCTTCATCCGCGGCACCTTTATTCCGTACCTGTGGGATGAATACCTGAAGGAGCAGGGCATTGCGCTGAGCGATGTGACGTTGACCGGACAGGGAGGCTTTGACGAAGCTTTTATAGCCTTGAAGCAGGGGGATATCGATGCGGCCTGGGTCATCGGCTCGGCGCTTGTTGATAAGCTGGCTGCCCTGGAGAATGTGCATGAGCTGAGCGATATGTCCAAAACGCCGGTGCGGCTCGGCATGGGCATTGTGAGCAGTGATGATTTCATCGCAGCCAATCCGGATGGAATCGGCAATTTCCTGGCTGCGGTCGATGAAGCCTCGGCGTATGCCCAGGAGCATCCGGAAGAGGTGGCGGACCTTATGTATGACGAAGTGAAGCAGCCTAAGGAAAATACATTAAAGGATCTGCCGCTCAATCCGTGGATTATCGGCTTTACACCGGCTGCCTATGACAGCCTGGCCGGACAGAAGGCCTATATGCTCGGTGCGGGAATCATCGAGAAGGATTTCGACCTGAAGGCAGTAATCAATCTGGAGCCTCTTAAAAAAGTGCTGCCGGATACCGTGACTTACGGAGAGTAA
- a CDS encoding glycosyltransferase family 2 protein: MSETKIRILLGSPIHQKPQILEHFLSSLLRLRRDGIVLDYYFIDDNDDAGSTLLLQRFAPAGSEVFLQSSGFNDAYIRNDTTHYWNSDLVWKVAGFKNLMIRRAEAFGYDYLFLIDSDLILHPDTLLHLVSTEKDIISEVFWTQWQPGTLLQPQVWMHDEYNQWEILPGEKPGPEEISRRFHAFLAKLQQPGIYEVGGLGACTLISRRAICSGVSYDMIRNISYWGEDRHFCIRAAALGIALYVDTRYPALHLYRDSDLEKVADYVRLTTAERAVDAGGPAGEDRQVLDTGGPAGEDRRALDTGGPAGESGRADTGQGGAAAHSETTAGAGDSAAVDGTGGEEQTGGSPAGQPPAQEAAPAAGISAPAEIGGNTPEAEARRPKLTLTMVVKNESQRFLRQVLLEHRKYIDEAVIIDDGSTDNTADICREVLNGIPLHLVRNEVSKFSNEAELRMQQWEAVIATDPEWILSLDADEVFEARFARDIGLLLQEEACDLFCFRLYDFWDDNHYRDDKYWRSHQSYRPFLLRYRKEFSYVWNNSPQHCGRLPENIFELPHQLSNLRLKHLGWSRPEYRLDKYLRYMLLDPDGQYGWKEQYQSILDQQPKLIPWVE; encoded by the coding sequence ATGAGTGAGACGAAGATTCGGATATTGCTCGGCAGCCCGATTCATCAAAAACCGCAGATCCTGGAGCATTTTCTGAGCTCGCTTCTGCGTCTGCGGCGTGACGGGATTGTGCTGGATTATTACTTTATCGATGACAATGACGACGCCGGCTCTACTCTGCTGCTGCAGAGATTTGCCCCGGCGGGCAGCGAAGTGTTTCTGCAGTCCTCCGGCTTCAATGATGCCTATATCCGCAATGACACTACCCATTACTGGAACTCTGATCTGGTCTGGAAGGTAGCCGGGTTTAAAAATCTGATGATCCGGCGGGCCGAAGCCTTCGGCTATGATTATCTGTTCCTGATTGATTCCGATCTGATTCTCCATCCTGATACCCTGCTGCATCTGGTCAGCACGGAAAAGGATATCATCTCGGAGGTGTTCTGGACCCAGTGGCAGCCCGGCACGCTGCTGCAGCCGCAGGTCTGGATGCATGACGAGTATAACCAGTGGGAGATTCTTCCGGGCGAAAAGCCCGGGCCGGAGGAGATCAGCCGCCGGTTTCACGCTTTTTTGGCCAAACTGCAGCAGCCGGGTATCTATGAGGTGGGCGGGCTCGGGGCCTGCACCCTGATCAGCCGGAGGGCCATCTGCTCAGGCGTCAGCTATGATATGATCCGCAACATCTCCTACTGGGGCGAGGACCGCCATTTCTGCATCCGGGCCGCGGCCCTCGGCATCGCGCTGTATGTCGATACCCGCTACCCGGCGCTGCATCTGTACCGCGACAGCGACCTGGAGAAGGTCGCGGATTATGTCCGGCTGACAACAGCGGAGCGGGCGGTGGATGCGGGCGGACCGGCGGGCGAAGACAGACAGGTGCTGGATACGGGCGGACCAGCAGGCGAAGACAGACGGGCGCTGGATACAGGCGGACCGGCGGGCGAAAGCGGGCGGGCGGATACGGGCCAGGGCGGTGCGGCGGCGCATAGCGAGACGACAGCGGGAGCGGGTGATTCGGCGGCGGTGGATGGTACCGGCGGCGAAGAACAGACGGGCGGAAGCCCGGCCGGCCAGCCGCCGGCTCAGGAGGCTGCACCAGCCGCCGGGATATCCGCACCGGCGGAGATTGGCGGGAACACGCCCGAGGCGGAAGCCCGGCGGCCCAAGCTCACGCTGACGATGGTGGTCAAAAACGAGAGCCAGCGCTTCCTGCGGCAGGTTCTGCTGGAGCACCGCAAGTACATTGACGAGGCCGTCATTATTGATGACGGCAGCACCGACAACACGGCAGATATTTGCCGTGAAGTGCTTAACGGCATTCCGCTGCACCTTGTGCGCAATGAAGTCTCCAAATTCAGCAATGAAGCCGAGCTGCGCATGCAGCAGTGGGAGGCAGTTATTGCAACGGACCCTGAATGGATTCTAAGCCTCGATGCCGACGAGGTGTTTGAAGCAAGGTTTGCCCGGGACATCGGACTGCTGCTGCAGGAGGAGGCCTGCGACCTGTTCTGCTTCCGGCTGTATGATTTCTGGGACGACAATCATTACCGGGATGATAAATATTGGCGCTCCCACCAAAGCTACAGGCCGTTTCTGCTGCGCTACCGCAAGGAGTTCAGCTACGTCTGGAACAACTCGCCGCAGCATTGCGGACGGCTGCCGGAGAATATCTTTGAGCTGCCGCATCAGCTCAGCAATCTGCGGCTCAAGCATCTGGGCTGGTCCAGGCCGGAATACCGGCTCGACAAGTACCTGCGTTACATGCTGCTCGACCCCGACGGACAGTACGGCTGGAAGGAGCAGTACCAGTCGATCCTCGACCAGCAGCCCAAGCTGATACCCTGGGTAGAATAA
- a CDS encoding response regulator transcription factor, translating to MNKKVLVVDDEQSISGAIAYALRREGYEVDTAGDGEEALSKVQTFRPNVLVLDVMMPKLNGYDVCRRLEDRDDIGIILLTVKNDIVDKIVGLELGADDYMTKPFEIRELLARVKALLRRLEKKTGDTIGEVLEYGELRVYPERRSAELKNGELELTPKEFDLLLLLLSHPQRVYMREELLEQVWEMDYAGGTRTVDIHIQRLRKKLGDPYQNMLQTVYGVGYKAVPAGGYP from the coding sequence GTGAATAAAAAAGTGCTGGTCGTCGATGACGAACAGAGCATTTCCGGTGCTATTGCCTACGCACTCCGGCGGGAGGGCTATGAAGTGGATACGGCAGGCGACGGGGAGGAGGCGCTCTCCAAGGTACAGACCTTCCGGCCGAATGTGCTGGTGCTGGATGTGATGATGCCGAAGCTGAACGGCTATGATGTGTGCCGGCGGCTGGAGGACCGTGATGATATCGGCATTATTCTGCTCACAGTCAAAAATGATATTGTTGATAAAATCGTCGGCCTGGAGCTCGGTGCAGATGATTATATGACGAAGCCGTTTGAAATCCGTGAGCTGCTGGCACGGGTGAAGGCCTTGCTGCGCAGGCTGGAGAAGAAGACGGGCGATACCATAGGCGAGGTGCTGGAATACGGGGAGCTGCGCGTCTATCCGGAGCGGCGTTCCGCCGAGCTTAAGAATGGGGAGCTGGAGCTGACGCCGAAGGAGTTCGACCTGCTGCTGCTCCTGCTCTCCCACCCGCAGCGTGTATACATGCGCGAGGAGCTGCTGGAGCAGGTCTGGGAGATGGACTATGCGGGAGGTACCCGCACGGTGGATATTCACATTCAGCGGCTGCGTAAAAAGCTCGGCGACCCGTATCAGAATATGCTGCAGACTGTATACGGGGTTGGCTATAAAGCGGTGCCGGCCGGGGGCTACCCATGA
- a CDS encoding DUF6376 family protein, with translation MKKYGLSLLLFILLIVPGCGFAEKVENSVTFASDTASYMQTLTAFGQEMETLATDAATDTQAREALTERLNSLKEQISDYANLQVPEYATELHQSIVSYNDKLQQGLDQAANNLEDGKAAFESTGIPETISQINGLLNQISQLIPQ, from the coding sequence ATGAAGAAATACGGACTAAGTCTGCTGCTGTTCATCCTGCTGATAGTCCCGGGCTGCGGGTTTGCCGAGAAGGTGGAGAACAGTGTCACCTTTGCGTCCGATACAGCCTCATACATGCAGACCTTAACAGCATTCGGGCAAGAGATGGAAACCTTGGCTACTGATGCAGCCACAGACACCCAGGCAAGAGAGGCCTTAACAGAACGGCTGAATTCCCTGAAGGAGCAAATTTCCGATTATGCCAATCTTCAGGTTCCGGAATATGCTACTGAGCTTCACCAGTCTATCGTCAGCTATAACGATAAGCTCCAGCAGGGCCTGGATCAGGCCGCGAATAACCTGGAGGATGGTAAGGCCGCCTTTGAATCGACAGGAATCCCCGAGACGATCAGCCAGATCAATGGTCTGCTGAACCAGATCAGCCAGCTGATTCCGCAATAA
- a CDS encoding SDR family oxidoreductase, translating into MGKIICITGASSGIGLATALRFAREGWTVYAGTRNQERDQELYREKSNLHFVQLEVTDPASIQAVIGRIAHEHGSLDVLFANAGYGYLRALGQAPMDEIHRVFETNVYGVMQTIQAALPLLQKSGYAHIVATSSVGGLVGQPMNEIYCASKFAVEGLLESLATYYKPQFNIDVTLLEPGAIATEFTNTVMGHVAVTGGILEDEYKPVIDAYTAAFLQRNAEPQTAESVADVMWELVHMETKPVRIRTSARAEAFVGHKVNADPTGLDGVLSTRKIQLNM; encoded by the coding sequence ATGGGTAAAATCATCTGCATTACCGGCGCATCCTCGGGAATCGGCCTGGCAACGGCTCTGCGCTTTGCAAGGGAGGGCTGGACTGTATATGCCGGGACACGGAATCAGGAACGCGATCAGGAGCTGTACCGTGAAAAAAGCAATCTGCACTTTGTGCAGCTGGAGGTTACCGATCCGGCCAGTATCCAGGCGGTTATCGGGCGGATCGCGCATGAGCACGGTTCATTGGATGTGCTGTTCGCAAATGCCGGCTACGGTTATCTGCGCGCTCTTGGCCAGGCGCCGATGGATGAGATTCACCGCGTGTTTGAAACTAATGTCTACGGGGTGATGCAGACGATTCAGGCTGCACTGCCGCTTTTGCAGAAGAGCGGGTATGCTCACATTGTTGCAACCTCAAGCGTAGGCGGACTAGTCGGCCAGCCGATGAATGAAATATACTGTGCCAGCAAGTTTGCGGTAGAGGGACTGCTCGAAAGCCTGGCTACCTATTACAAGCCGCAGTTCAATATTGATGTAACCCTGCTGGAACCCGGAGCTATTGCAACAGAATTCACCAATACTGTAATGGGCCATGTAGCCGTTACCGGAGGCATCCTGGAGGATGAGTACAAGCCCGTAATTGATGCCTATACCGCAGCCTTTCTGCAGCGTAATGCAGAGCCGCAGACTGCAGAGTCCGTAGCTGATGTAATGTGGGAGCTGGTGCACATGGAGACCAAGCCGGTGCGTATCCGCACTTCAGCGCGGGCCGAAGCCTTCGTAGGACATAAAGTAAACGCAGACCCTACCGGGCTGGACGGTGTGCTCAGCACCCGTAAGATTCAGCTGAACATGTAG
- a CDS encoding aryl-sulfate sulfotransferase, translating to MGHSTIYPTGATLYNPAKAWSGYTVYQAGEEGVVLIDMNGKEVHLWQGLLGFPAKILPGGYVLGSTGRRDPKFGIQDNVDLVQVDWDGNIVWKFNGYEHIEDPGYEPLWYARQHHDYQREGNPVGYYAPELDPQVHSGKTLILAHKNLHNHDISNKELLDDTILEVDWEGNIVWEWKASDHFAELGFDEAARNVLFRDPNTRSFGHLGGGIGDWLHINSASYVGPNKFYDNGDERFHPDNIIWDAREANIIAITDRATGAIVWRLGPDYSLPEVKHIGWIIGQHHAHIIPQGLPGEGNLLVFDNGGWGGYGLPNPASPFGQKNAVRDHSRILEINPVTFEIEWQYTSAEAGFSVPTDSYKFYSPYISSAQRLPNGNTLITEGSNGRLFEVTAEHEIVWEYVSPYTDRRNTNMVYRSYRVPYAWVPQLAKPQETEIEPIDVTTFRVPGAAPKGSDSVVSVATTLPFVEGAACVATADEGVLQRKG from the coding sequence ATGGGACACTCAACCATTTACCCGACAGGAGCTACCTTATACAACCCGGCCAAGGCATGGAGCGGCTATACCGTCTATCAGGCGGGCGAGGAAGGGGTCGTGCTGATTGACATGAACGGCAAGGAGGTCCATCTGTGGCAGGGGCTGCTGGGCTTTCCGGCCAAGATTCTCCCGGGCGGCTATGTGCTGGGCAGCACAGGCAGAAGAGACCCGAAGTTCGGCATCCAGGACAATGTTGATCTGGTGCAGGTGGACTGGGACGGCAACATAGTCTGGAAGTTCAACGGCTATGAGCACATCGAGGACCCCGGCTATGAGCCGCTGTGGTATGCCCGCCAGCATCATGATTATCAGCGGGAAGGCAATCCGGTAGGCTATTATGCTCCAGAGCTTGACCCGCAGGTGCATAGCGGCAAGACGCTGATCCTGGCTCACAAAAACCTGCACAACCATGACATTTCCAACAAAGAGCTTTTGGACGACACCATCCTTGAGGTGGACTGGGAAGGCAACATCGTCTGGGAGTGGAAGGCCAGCGATCATTTTGCTGAGCTGGGCTTTGATGAGGCGGCGCGCAATGTGCTGTTCCGTGATCCCAATACCCGCTCCTTCGGCCATCTGGGCGGCGGCATCGGCGACTGGCTGCATATCAACTCTGCCTCCTACGTAGGTCCGAACAAATTCTATGATAACGGGGACGAACGCTTCCACCCGGACAACATTATCTGGGATGCCCGTGAAGCGAACATTATCGCCATTACCGACAGAGCGACAGGTGCAATTGTCTGGCGGCTCGGACCGGACTATTCCCTGCCTGAGGTGAAGCATATCGGCTGGATTATCGGCCAGCATCATGCCCACATTATTCCGCAGGGCCTGCCGGGTGAAGGCAACCTGCTTGTATTTGATAACGGCGGGTGGGGTGGCTACGGCCTGCCGAATCCGGCATCCCCTTTTGGCCAGAAAAACGCCGTACGCGATCATTCACGGATTCTCGAGATTAACCCGGTTACTTTTGAAATTGAGTGGCAATACACCTCGGCAGAGGCCGGCTTCTCCGTCCCTACGGATTCTTACAAATTCTACAGCCCGTATATCAGTTCCGCCCAGCGCTTGCCGAACGGCAATACATTGATTACCGAAGGGTCCAACGGCCGCCTGTTCGAGGTAACCGCGGAGCATGAAATTGTGTGGGAGTACGTCTCGCCGTACACAGACCGCCGCAATACCAATATGGTGTACCGCTCTTACCGGGTGCCTTACGCCTGGGTTCCGCAGCTTGCGAAGCCGCAGGAAACCGAGATTGAGCCGATTGATGTAACGACCTTCAGAGTACCGGGTGCAGCGCCAAAAGGCTCAGATTCCGTGGTTAGTGTCGCAACAACGCTGCCGTTCGTAGAGGGGGCCGCTTGTGTGGCTACGGCAGATGAGGGTGTGCTGCAGCGCAAGGGTTAG
- a CDS encoding MarR family winged helix-turn-helix transcriptional regulator — protein MTDEQWEQLEEADYLFRRMVRRFVKERDRVNVEGITLPGMLILNKIIREGEQRLGDLAGELDFTSGAITALSDKLEAGGFTVRRRKEDDRRTVLLDITAKGRELVQRNSSIGERCITLLFEGFTEEELAQQSRFFERITRNLEGFSDTLLELAKQNAEAPPPPPPEQKPRRALPDNKYLSY, from the coding sequence ATGACAGACGAGCAATGGGAGCAGCTGGAGGAAGCAGACTATCTGTTCCGCAGAATGGTGCGCAGATTCGTGAAGGAGCGTGACCGCGTGAACGTCGAGGGCATTACCTTGCCGGGCATGCTGATCCTGAACAAGATTATCCGGGAGGGTGAGCAGCGGCTGGGTGATCTGGCCGGAGAGCTCGACTTCACCTCCGGTGCGATTACGGCACTAAGCGATAAGCTGGAGGCAGGCGGATTTACAGTCCGCAGGCGGAAGGAGGATGACCGCAGGACAGTACTGCTGGATATTACAGCAAAGGGCCGGGAGCTGGTTCAGCGCAACAGCAGCATCGGTGAACGATGTATCACGCTTCTGTTCGAGGGCTTTACGGAGGAGGAGCTTGCCCAGCAGAGCCGCTTTTTTGAGCGGATCACCCGGAACCTGGAGGGATTCTCGGATACACTGCTGGAGCTGGCCAAACAGAATGCCGAAGCTCCCCCGCCCCCGCCTCCTGAGCAGAAGCCGCGAAGAGCTTTACCGGATAATAAGTATCTAAGCTACTGA
- a CDS encoding AI-2E family transporter, which translates to MEVFKRYYANLTVRRFGILVLIGLLLYSIRDMLNLVLLTFLIAYVMNSFQVLLTKRISKFVKVNSKVIIVILYMALIAMIVLALVKYLPKVFEQVKQLTNYLSNLTADDIPQNQITLYLFDMLKDLNYQSYLKGGIDYVFKISNWGTTFVLSTILSFVFILEKGRIVSFTSRLRESKISWFYVELEYFGKKFISSFGKVIEAQILIALFNTVFTVVGLWVLGMFFSPFPYLFALSIMIFMLSLIPVVGFVISLVPLCIIGYNIGGLEMVIYVLVMIAVLHFMEGYFLNPKLMSSKMNLPMFYTFIVLLFSEHYIGIWGLILGIPIFVFFLDILEITRDEPVKSLK; encoded by the coding sequence ATGGAAGTGTTTAAGCGTTATTATGCAAATTTGACGGTCCGGCGCTTTGGGATTCTGGTGCTGATCGGTCTGCTGCTCTACAGTATCAGAGATATGCTTAATTTAGTGCTCCTGACATTTTTGATTGCTTATGTGATGAACAGCTTTCAGGTTCTGCTGACAAAGCGGATCAGCAAGTTTGTCAAAGTGAACAGCAAAGTCATTATTGTTATTCTGTACATGGCGCTGATCGCGATGATTGTGCTTGCCCTGGTTAAATATTTGCCCAAAGTGTTCGAGCAAGTCAAGCAATTAACCAACTATCTTAGTAACCTCACTGCTGACGATATCCCGCAAAACCAGATCACCCTGTATCTTTTCGATATGCTCAAGGACCTCAATTACCAGTCCTACCTCAAGGGCGGAATCGATTATGTGTTCAAAATCAGCAACTGGGGTACCACCTTCGTATTATCCACCATTCTGAGCTTTGTTTTCATCCTGGAAAAAGGCCGCATTGTCAGCTTTACTTCCCGCCTGAGAGAGAGCAAGATTTCCTGGTTCTACGTCGAGCTTGAATATTTCGGCAAAAAATTCATCTCCTCCTTCGGTAAGGTTATTGAGGCGCAGATTCTGATTGCGCTGTTCAATACTGTTTTCACCGTTGTCGGCCTTTGGGTGCTGGGTATGTTCTTCTCCCCGTTCCCGTATCTGTTTGCACTTTCCATTATGATTTTCATGCTCAGCCTGATTCCGGTGGTCGGCTTTGTTATCTCACTGGTTCCGCTTTGTATTATCGGCTATAACATCGGCGGGCTGGAAATGGTTATCTATGTGCTTGTCATGATCGCCGTGCTCCACTTTATGGAGGGGTATTTCCTTAATCCGAAGCTGATGTCCTCGAAGATGAACCTGCCGATGTTCTATACTTTTATCGTGCTGCTCTTCTCCGAGCATTACATTGGCATATGGGGGCTGATTCTCGGGATTCCGATCTTTGTGTTCTTCCTGGACATTCTCGAAATTACCCGTGACGAGCCGGTAAAATCCTTAAAATAA